One stretch of Aeromicrobium fastidiosum DNA includes these proteins:
- the metF gene encoding methylenetetrahydrofolate reductase [NAD(P)H] — protein MAFDDHSLVAALRAPAPSYSFEFFPPKDDDGEDLLWQTIADLEPLDPTFVSVTYGAGGTSQERTVRITARIAEQTAMRPVGHLTLVAQTRGEIESVLKQYAAAGVDNVLALRGDPKGGPRAPWEPHPDGMTYAVDLVELARQLGGFEIGVAAFPEGHPDAASLDHDAEVLVAKARAGADYAITQLFFRASDYFGLVERVRALGSDIPIVPGIMPILNFAQVARMAELSGAEMPAEVLAQIEPIADDKAAVRVKGIELATQLCRDLLAGGAPGLHFITLNRSKATREIFEQLRADGLV, from the coding sequence ATGGCTTTCGATGACCACTCCCTCGTGGCTGCCCTCCGGGCGCCCGCACCGAGCTATTCCTTCGAGTTCTTCCCGCCCAAGGACGACGACGGCGAGGACCTGCTGTGGCAGACCATCGCCGACCTCGAGCCGCTCGACCCGACGTTCGTGTCGGTGACGTACGGGGCCGGGGGAACCAGCCAGGAGCGCACCGTGCGCATCACGGCGCGCATCGCTGAGCAGACGGCGATGCGTCCTGTCGGGCACCTGACCCTCGTGGCGCAGACCAGGGGCGAGATCGAGTCGGTCCTCAAGCAGTACGCCGCCGCCGGCGTCGACAACGTCCTCGCGCTGCGGGGCGATCCCAAGGGCGGACCGCGGGCCCCGTGGGAGCCGCACCCCGACGGCATGACGTACGCCGTCGACCTCGTCGAGCTGGCCAGGCAGCTGGGCGGCTTCGAGATCGGCGTCGCGGCATTCCCCGAGGGACACCCCGATGCGGCGAGCCTCGACCACGACGCCGAGGTGCTCGTGGCCAAGGCGCGTGCGGGCGCTGACTACGCCATCACGCAGCTGTTCTTCCGCGCCTCCGACTACTTCGGGCTGGTCGAGCGCGTGCGGGCACTCGGCAGCGACATCCCGATCGTCCCGGGCATCATGCCGATCCTCAACTTCGCGCAGGTCGCCCGCATGGCCGAGCTGTCGGGGGCCGAGATGCCGGCCGAGGTGCTGGCTCAGATCGAGCCCATCGCCGACGACAAGGCCGCGGTCCGGGTCAAGGGCATCGAGCTCGCGACTCAGCTGTGCCGCGATCTGCTCGCAGGGGGCGCGCCGGGCCTGCACTTCATCACGCTCAACCGGTCGAAGGCGACGCGCGAGATCTTCGAGCAGCTGCGGGCCGACGGCCTGGTCTGA